The DNA sequence TTACCGCGTGGTACAGGCCATCTTGTGACCTTAGCGCAGCATAATCACCGCCTTTGGTGGGTTTTACGACAATGACACTGCCATCAAAGTCAGTTTTTCTATTCAGAATTTCAATCATCGAATCGGCGAAGGCGCGCAAAAAATTGCCCCCTCCAAATTGCAATACCCGTTCTGGGTGATGCGATGGGCAGTTCAATCTGTTTCTGTTCAATTGTTCCATCGATTCTTATACCTCAAAGTGAAACCCCTCTTTTCCAAGGGATGAAATCGTTCTGTCCATTTAATTCAGCTTTCACGGTAATTGTGCCACTGGCCACTTCAATGATATGATCTAATAGTCTTTCGCCCATACTTTGAATACTCTCTTCACCACTGATAACGGTTCCGGCATTGATGTCGATGATATCATTCATCCGTTCAAACAATGGCGTGTTACTGGAAACCTTGACCACGGGTGCGATCGGATTTCCGGTCGGGGTTCCCAGCCCTGTTGTGAATACGATAAGATTACAGCCAGAACCTGCCAAACCTGTCGTGCTTTCTACATCGTTACCAGGGGTACACAACAAATTAAGCCCTGGCCGGACAACCGTTTCACCATAATCCAGCACATCTTTTATGGGCGAGCTACCTCCTTTTTTAGCGGCACCAGCAGATTTCATGGCATCTGTTATAAGACCGTCCTTAATATTTCCTGGCGAAGGGTTGTTTTCAAAACCAGACCCCACTGCCAATGCCCTTTTAGTATAAGAATCCATCAATCTTGTAAATTTTTCTCCTAATTCCTGGGTCTCGCTTCTATTGATGAGTTCTTGTTCCACACCGTTTAACTCAGGGAACTCCGCTAGCACGGCAGAACCACCCAAAGCCACCAAAAGGTCAGAAGCATGCCCCAATGAAGGGTTTGCAGAAATGCCCGAAAAACCGTCAGAACCTCCGCACTCAAGTCCTAAAACCAATTTATCCAAAGGGGCGGGTTCTCTGGTATTTTGATTGGCCCGGGCCAAACCGACAAAGGTGTGTTTCACGGCTTCTTCCAATAGCTTTTGTTGGCTTCCACTTTTCTGCTGTTCAACAAAATAGAGTGGTTTTGAAAACTCGGGGTCTTTTTCCCATATGGCCTCTTTCAGTAGATCGATCTGGGCATTTTGGCAGCCCAAACTAAGAATGGTGGCCCCGGCAACATTGGCGTGGGTGATGTACCCGGCCAATAATTTACAGAGCATTTCGGCATCTTGTCTTGTGCCCCCACAACCCCCATCGTGCTTCAAGAATTTTATGCCATCAATATTTTGGAAAACCCTATTCCCCATCATTTCCGCATACGAGGAAATAATAGGGGTATCGTATATTTCCGTCTCGGTGGCCCCTGCCCTATACCTATTGACCAAAGCGTCCACTTCAACCACAAAATCCTTCTTGGCCCCATAGCCCAGGGCCTTTGAAAGAATTTCTTCCAGCAATTCAACGTTTCTGTTCTCACAAAACACCAAGGGTATGACCAACCAATTGTTTGAGGTGCCCACGCTGCCATCCTTACGGTGGTACCCCCAAAAGGTTTTGTCTTTGTACTTTGAAATATCAGGTGGTGTCCAATAATAATGACTACCCGAATTGTTGTAGGTAGCCGAGGCATGTTTTATGTTGTTCACCGTTATCGCACACCCCTTTGAAATGGACTGTGTTGCTCTTCCAACCAAAACCCCGTACATGATCACGTCATCGCCCTGATTAAAGTCTTTAAGTGCGAACTTGTGCTTTGCCCTTATGTGTTCCTTTATAGATAACCCGGTATTGTTGATTGAAATGGACAATCCCTCTTTCAAATCTGTAATGGCAACAGCAATATTATCTTTTTGGTCTACTTTAGTATATCTCGACATGCACCTACGTTTCTTCTTTTTTAAAAAATCAAGTGTCGCAACAACAACTCCGTTCCCATGGCCTGACCATTCATCAAAATACCCTATCGTTTCTTAAATGGCAACAAATGAACCTGTTGGGTCGCAGGGGTGATAATCAGTACATTCACCCAAGAATTGCTTTCTCTTTTTTAAGCTGTTCCAGGTTAGGGCGTATTGGCATTAATCTTAGAACTGTAATTTTTTGCCCATAAAACAAGATTAGCTAAATGTTGATAGTATACTAATTTGCCCCGTTGTCTCCCTCAGCATCATTTTATGGTGAATAATTTTTGCACCTCGACTGGCCATCACTTACCATAAACTTTTTCAAATTGACCAAAACCCGTCTACCTGACAAACAAGACTTGCCATTTCAGCTTAAGTTCAATACGTTTAAATCACCTCAATTTTTCAATACATCAGGGTTCCGGTCCACAATCTTGTTTCCATACATGACATCTTGGGCAATTTCAGCATGGGTGCTGAAGGGTATAGCCAACAAAATGGCGTCAACAGCATTATTGTCGGGTAACCTGCAATAATTAGCGTATCTGACAATAGGTGTATTCGCAATGGTCAAATCACTTTTTACAAGAAACTCCCCTTGCTTCTCGATGCCCTATAACTTTGGCTCCCAGCCTTTTTCATAATCCCGTTTCCAAGTTGCCATAACGGTGTCATTGTTCAGTACCTTGCCCGTTTTCACATCTATCTCAATGGTTTCACCTGCATCTTGGGCCATATTTCCCAAGTGGCACAACATGGTAGAGATACTTGCATCGGCAATGGGGGAGTTCATTTCCGTATCCATCCTGATGGCATCAAAAAAGTTGGCTACATGGGAAACGTCCAAATTCCCCATTCCTTGGGTGTCAAGGGTTGCACTTAGCGATTTTTCAAACTCAAATTTTATGGGATTGCCCTGAAGGTCATAAAGCTTATAAAAATTGCGACTTAATTCAATGGCACCTTTGCTGCCATAGATAGTCACTCCACGTCCTGGTCGTTCTGGTTTCATGATACCACGGCTATGCCCGCTCCAAGTAATGAATTTGTTATCATCAAAGGTAAACGTAAGCTGTTGGTTGTCAACAAATTCCCAGTCATCGTCGTAGGTGTACTTTCCACCAAAAGATGTCACGGTCTTTGGAAGGTCAACGCCAAGTGCCCAGCGACAGATATCGATTTCGTGGGTGCCATTATTGTGTACTTCTCCCGTGCCCCAATTGCGGAACCAATGCCAGTTATAGGGATGAATGTTATCTCTGTAATCTTCTTTAGGGGCAGGCCCTTGCCATAGGTCCCAATCCAAGGTTTTGGGTACGTCAACTTTTTTGCCACGACCAATGGATTGCCTGTTGTTGGAGTAATAGGCCTCTCCCTTATAAACATCGCCAATAATCCCTTCCCTGATTTCCTTGACGGCCAATTTGCTGGTTTGGGCCGACCGTTGTTGGTTGCCCATCTGCACTTTCTTGTTATACTTTTTCTGGGCAGCTACCAGCAAATCATTCTCATAAGGATTGTGGCTACAGGGCTTTTCTACGTACACATGCTTCCCTGCCTGTAGGGCCATAATGGCCATCGGGGCATGCCAATGTTCGGGCGTGGCTATGAAAACTGCATCCACATCTTTGTCTTCCAGTATTTTGCGAAAGTCCTTCACCACTTTCGGCACATAACCGATATTTTTCTGACACCAGATATTATTGGCCTCAATGATCAAGTCATCTACATCGCAGTTGTAGCTGATCTTGGCATTGGGATGGGCGTTAATGGCCAATATATGCGCCTTGGCCCTGCTACGGACTCCGATAACAGCGCAGTTGATCTGTTCATTCGCACCCAATATATTGGCATTGCCCATAGTAGGAAATACCATTGTGCCCAAAGAAAGTCCCGTACTTCCCATGGCGGTCTTTTTGATAAAATCTCTTCGTGTTCCCATAAATCCCTGCTTAACGTATTGGTTTTATTTTTATATTCTTGAAACTGACATGATCCCCATGGTCCTGTAATAATATATGGCCCCTATCGGCCTCCCCAAAATTGGGCCATTTTACATATTTACTTTCAGAAACGAGTTTGCGATAGTCTTCACTTTTTCGTTCATACTCCAAGACTTTTGCACCATTCAACCAGTGCTCTACATGATTGTTATTTGAAATGATATGGGCGGTGTTCCATTCCCCAATGGGGTAGATAGGCTTGTTTATATCTGCTTGTATCAAATCATATAAAGAAGCAACGGTACGACTACCTTCATGGTTTCCCAGTTTGGCGTCAGGATGTCGTTCATCGTCCAATATCTGGTACTCCAGACCAATGGAAGATCCGGGCCCTTTATTAAGGTCGGTATCCACATAATATTTGATACCACTATTGGCGCCTTCCGTAAGTTTAAAGTCTACCTTGAGTTCAAAATCGCCATAGCGTTCAGTGGTAACAATATCTCCTCCAGCAGCAGATTCCTCACCATTTGATGCCAAGACCGTAAGCACTCCATCTTCTATCTTCCAACCCTTTTCTGGGAAATTGTCTAATCTTGCACCCCGCCAACCTGATGTGGTCTCACCATCCCACAACAGCTTCCATCCATCCTTGACTTCA is a window from the Muricauda sp. SCSIO 65647 genome containing:
- a CDS encoding UxaA family hydrolase, with amino-acid sequence MSRYTKVDQKDNIAVAITDLKEGLSISINNTGLSIKEHIRAKHKFALKDFNQGDDVIMYGVLVGRATQSISKGCAITVNNIKHASATYNNSGSHYYWTPPDISKYKDKTFWGYHRKDGSVGTSNNWLVIPLVFCENRNVELLEEILSKALGYGAKKDFVVEVDALVNRYRAGATETEIYDTPIISSYAEMMGNRVFQNIDGIKFLKHDGGCGGTRQDAEMLCKLLAGYITHANVAGATILSLGCQNAQIDLLKEAIWEKDPEFSKPLYFVEQQKSGSQQKLLEEAVKHTFVGLARANQNTREPAPLDKLVLGLECGGSDGFSGISANPSLGHASDLLVALGGSAVLAEFPELNGVEQELINRSETQELGEKFTRLMDSYTKRALAVGSGFENNPSPGNIKDGLITDAMKSAGAAKKGGSSPIKDVLDYGETVVRPGLNLLCTPGNDVESTTGLAGSGCNLIVFTTGLGTPTGNPIAPVVKVSSNTPLFERMNDIIDINAGTVISGEESIQSMGERLLDHIIEVASGTITVKAELNGQNDFIPWKRGVSL
- a CDS encoding Gfo/Idh/MocA family protein is translated as MGTRRDFIKKTAMGSTGLSLGTMVFPTMGNANILGANEQINCAVIGVRSRAKAHILAINAHPNAKISYNCDVDDLIIEANNIWCQKNIGYVPKVVKDFRKILEDKDVDAVFIATPEHWHAPMAIMALQAGKHVYVEKPCSHNPYENDLLVAAQKKYNKKVQMGNQQRSAQTSKLAVKEIREGIIGDVYKGEAYYSNNRQSIGRGKKVDVPKTLDWDLWQGPAPKEDYRDNIHPYNWHWFRNWGTGEVHNNGTHEIDICRWALGVDLPKTVTSFGGKYTYDDDWEFVDNQQLTFTFDDNKFITWSGHSRGIMKPERPGRGVTIYGSKGAIELSRNFYKLYDLQGNPIKFEFEKSLSATLDTQGMGNLDVSHVANFFDAIRMDTEMNSPIADASISTMLCHLGNMAQDAGETIEIDVKTGKVLNNDTVMATWKRDYEKGWEPKL